The nucleotide sequence GCGACAAACATGGCGGGGCGTGGTACGGACATCAAGCTTGGGGAAGGTGTTCTTGAAGTTGGCGGCCTTCATATTCTAGGGACGGAGCGTCACGAATCACGCCGTATCGATAACCAGCTGCGTGGTCGTGCTGGACGTCAAGGAGATCCGGGTTCATCTCGTTTTTATATTTCAATGGAAGACGAATTGATGCGTCGATTCGGTTCAGATAACTTGATGACGATGATGGAGCGTCTTGGCATGGATGAAGATACGCCGATCGAGTCTAAAATGGTTACAAAAGCCGTTGAATCTGCACAAAAACGTGTTGAGGGATCAAACTTTGATGCACGTAAACAGCTTTTACAATATGACGATGTTATGCGTCAGCAGCGTGAGATCATTTACGCGCAGCGTCAAGATGTACTGGATGCTGAGAACTTAAGTGATATCATTCTGCGCATGATCGATTCCACGATTGACCGTATCGTTACGGTTCACACACCGGAAGCGGAAGTGCAAGAAGAGTGGAACACGAAAGAGATCGCAGACTATGTGAACGCCGTTATGTTCACTGAGCCTGTGTTCACGGAAAAAGACTTTTACGGTCTAGATCGTGAAGAGATTATCGAGAAGATTCAAGCGAAAGTGCATGCAGCGTTTGCTGAGAAAGAAACACAGCTTCCTGCAGAACAGATCGCTGAATTCGAAAAAGCCGTTATCCTTCGTTCGGTTGACAGCAAGTGGATGGATCATATCGACCAGATGGAACAGCTTCGCCAAGGAATTCACCTTCGTGCGTACGGCCAAAACGATCCGTTGCGTGAATATCAGTTTGAAGGTTTCGAGATGTTCGAAGCGATGGTTGCTGCGATCGAAGAGGAAGTTACGACTTACATTTTAAAATCACAGATCGAGCAAAACATGCAGCGTGAACAAGTGGCTGAAGGTAAAGCTGTTGTTCCGAGCGATAAACAGGAATCATCTAAAAAGAAACCGGTTCGCAAAACACAGGACATTAAACGCAATGATCCTTGTCCATGCGGAAGCGGAAAGAAATACAAGCAATGTCACGGAGCAGATCAGGAATAATGTAGGGTTGCGTGTCTAAAAGAGAGTTCTTTAATGGAGCTCTCTTTACGCTTGTAATCAGATGAATCAGGGTTTAATTTGCAAGGAAACCGCATATTTTAAAAAGTGGAAGAATTATAAAATGAGGTGCAGAGAATATGGATTTAGTAGAAGTAAAACAAGAACTCAACGTGATTGAAAAACGTATCAACGACTTTAGGGGGTCTCTTTGACCTCGATTCAAAGAAAGAGCGTATCGCTGAACTTGATGAGCAGATGAGTGCACCAACGTTTTGGGATGACCAAAACGCTGCACAGGTGGTTATCAACGAAGCAAACGGATTAAAAGAACAAGTGAACGAGTTTGAAGCATTATCTTCATCGTATGAAGACTTAGAGGTTGCGCATGAGCTCGTGAAAGAAGAAGCGGATGCTGACATGCAAAAAGAGCTTGTGAAAGATTTGAAAGATCTGATCGTAAAATTAAACGAATTCGAACTTCAGCTTTTATTAAACGAGCCTTATGATAAAAACAACGCGATTCTGGAACTTCACCCAGGTGCTGGTGGTACGGAGTCTCAAGACTGGGCGTCCATGCTTCTTCGTATGTATACGCGTTATGCAGAGCGCCAAGGCTACAAAGTTGAAACATTGGATTACTTGCCAGGTGACGAAGCTGGAGTTAAATCCGTTACACTTAGCATTAAAGGGCACAACGCATATGGTTATTTGAAAGCGGAAAAAGGGGTTCACCGTCTGGTCCGTATTTCTCCTTTTGATTCGTCAGGCCGCCGTCACACGTCATTTGTTTCGTGTGAAGTGATGCCTGAAATTACAGACGATACTGAGATCGAAATCCGTACAGAGGATCTTAAGATTGATACGTATCGTGCGTCTGGAGCAGGCGGACAGCACGTTAACACGACTGACTCGGCTGTTCGTATGACACATATCCCGACGAACACGGTAGTTTCTTGTCAAACGGAGCGTTCGCAAATTAAGAACCGTGAACGCGCGATGAAGATGATGATGGCGAAACTTGTTCAGCGTCGTTTGGAAGAACAGCAGGCACAGCTTGCGGAAATCCGTGGAGAGCAGAAGGAGATCGGATGGGGGAGCCAGATTCGTTCTTACGTTTTCCATCCTTATAGTCTTGTAAAAGATCACAGAACGAATACCGAGGTAGGGAATGTGCAGTCTGTGATGGATGGCGAGATCACGCCGTTTATTGATGCTTATTTGAGATCTAAGCTGTAAAAAAACCTTTTTGTTTTGTAATGCTTCGGGGTTTTTTGAAAGTGGTTGATCTGCGCTCCAGGTGCTTCGCTTTCCGCGGGGCGACCGGTGAGCCCCTTGCCGCTTTGCGCCATTAAGGGTCTCCACCTGCCCACTCGTCCCGCAGGAGTCTCGCACCTTCCGCTCCAATCAACTTGTTGAAGGTGTTAAAAACAAAAAACATTTTTAGTCACAAGCAAGTTATGTAAGATGAAATCAAATAAATAAAAAACAAAACTTCCGGGGCATCTGCTTCCGGAAGTTTTTTTATCGTATGTGTGTAAGATCTCCCTTTTGTACGAGCTCGATCTTTCTATGTTGTCCGTCTTTTACGATCTCCACATTGCCATTTCCATAAATCCAAACCACTTGATACTCTTCACCGTTATAAACGACGAAACTCCCCACTTCTATCTGCATCACTTCACCTCTAATAAAGCTCTCTAGATAATTATACCTATTAAAAATGGAATGTATATTGGGAAAAACAAAGGAAACTTCTAACCTTTAGTATAAAGTAAATTACCCTATTTTCCCAACTTATATTTTTGATAGAGGAAATCTTCATGTGTTAAAAGGTTTGATGAAGGAATTTTTCAAGTAGAAAATTCTCTTGAATGACATCGCCAAGTATTTCCTTTTTACGTCCGCCTTAGGTTGGATTTTATAAAAAAACCAAAAACTCTTAAACGTTTGTTTAAACAACCTACATAGTGGCTTAATAGTTCGACAGTATTCTTATAGATGCAACACAATATTATCGTGTCTAGGGGGAAAACGGAGTGGAAAAGAAACCATTGGATAGAAGAACCTTTTTAACATATTTAGGAACAGGCGCTACAGCACTAGCTGCAGCTACAACGGGATTAGGTGCTTTAACGGAAACGGCTAACGCACAATCTGATAGCTTAATGCGCATGAAACCTCGAAAAAAAGGATTTAAGTTTCACCCGATCGCACCAACTGACAAAGACGATCTTGTTTTACCAAAAGGTTATAAATATGAAGTTATTGCGTCATATGGTGATGTAATTAACAAAAAAGGCGATACATTTGGATTTAATAATGACTTTACGATGTACTTTCCAATTGAAGAATCTAGTGAACATGGCCTGCTATGGGTAAACCACGAGTACACGAACCCTTTATATGTTGAAGGAGAAAAAGTAAACGGCAAATATACTCCAGCACAAATTGAAAAGATGCTTTACAACCAAGGGGGTTCCATTATTGAAGTGAAAGTGAAGAACGGTAAGTGGATGATGGAGACGAATTCGGAGTACGCTCGACGCGTAACAGGTTTAACTCCTTTCGCGCTTACAGGTCCAGCAAAAGGAACGCCAGCGGTATCTGGTGCAACAACTGCACAAGGAACTTTTGCGAACTGTTCTGGGGGACGCACGCCATGGAACACCGTTTTATCTTGTGAAGAGAACTTTGAGGATACTTCCAAAGCTGCTGGTTTAGATCAAACTCATTATGGCTGGGTAGTTGAGGTCGATCCGTTTGATCCGAACTTTAAAGTAAGAAAGCATACAGCTCTTGGCCGATTCAACCACGAAAATGCGAGCGTTGGAATCTCCAAAGACGGACGTGTTGTTGTCTATATGGGGGACGACAAAAAGGATGCTTGCGTGTACAAGTTTATAAGTAAAGGAAAATATATTGAAGCAAAAGGAAAAGACAACAGCAAGCTTTTAGAAGAAGGAACGCTTTACGCAGCTGACCTTGCAAAAGGCAAGTGGGTAGCGTTAACGATTGAAGCGGTTCGTGAAAAAGCAGCGGGGAACACAGCACTTTTAGAAAAGTTTAAAACTCAAGGCGATGTCGTCGTCAACGCACACGACGCTGCTATTCTTCTAGGTGCAACACCAACTGACCGTCCTGAAGACGTTGAGATCTCACCTCTTGACGGAACGGTGTTTATCGCACACACGAACAACGACAAGCACGGAAATATTCACGGTCACATCACTCGATTTTTTGAAAAAGACGGAGATCATGGGGCAGAGAACTTTGAATTTGAAATCTTCGCAGCCGGTGGACGTCAAAGCGGATTTAGTGCGCCTGACAACTTAACGTTTGATTCAAACGCAAACCTTTGGACGGTAACAGATATTTCTTCAAGCAAGTTGAATTCTGACGCTTGGACAAGCTTTGGGAACAACGGAATGTTTATGATTCCAACGGTTGGGCGAGACCAAGGCGTAGCGTTCCAATTCGCATCTGCACCAAAAGAAGCGGAACTAACTGGACCATCTTTCACACCAAACGAAAGATCATTGTTCTTGAGCATCCAGCATCCAGGAGAAGAAACAGAAGATAAGGCAAATCCTACAAGCACATGGCCGCAAGTACGCGGAGGCAATATGCCAAGACCATCTGTTGTTGCGATCACTGGATTTAAGTTTTAATGGTTAACACATTTTAAGGAGGCGATCTATATGGGTTTCACTAACATCGGAGTACCAGGATTGATTCTGATTTTAATCATTGCCCTTATTATCTTTGGGCCATCTAAGCTGCCGGAGATCGGACGAGCATTCGGAAGCACGCTTCGCGAGTTCAAGCATTCCGCAAAAGATCTTATGTCTTCTGATGAAAAAGAAGAAAAGCCGCAGTCTAAATAAAGAGTAGTATTGAGTGAAGATGCGGGCACGGTTACAAGTCCGCATCTTTTCTTATCACCCATGAGGGTTGCGAGCCGAAACTTTTGGATTGAAGCCGAAACTCGTGGATTGCGAGCCTAAACTCGTGGATTGAAAGCCAGAACTCGTGGATTGGAAGCCAAAACTTCTGGATTGGGAGCAGAAACAACCGAATTCAGTACCGTAATTAATAGAAAGGAGGCCATTTGGGTGAAAGCAGAAGAGATGTATTTTGTAGAACACCTAGGGGAGCTCAGAAAACGTATCATCATCACGCTCGCCGTTTTCATAACCGTACTTTCCGTATCCTTTTTTTACGTACAGCCCATCTATGACTGGCTGATCCGTGATCTCGATCAACAGCTGGCCGTTCTTGGACCAAGCGAAATTCTCTGGGTATATTTTATGATCTCGGGTGTGATCGCCATCGCGTTTACCATTCCTGTTGCCGCGCATCAAACGTGGATGTTTATTAAACCGGCACTGAGTAAAAGAGAGCAAAAGGTAACACTATCGTATATTCCCGCACTTTTTTTCTTGTTTTTGTTAGGATTATCGTTCGGGTATTTTATCGTGTATCCGATGGTATTAAACTTTTTGCTAGGTTTGTCAGAAGGTCATTTTCAAACCTTTTTTACATCGGAAAAATACTTCAAGTTCATGATGAATCTCACACTGCCGTTCGGATTTCTCTTTGAGATTCCACTTGTGGTGATGTTCCTGACATCGCTCGGCATCTTAAATCCTCACGTGCTCACAAAGGCGAGAAAAGTCTCGTATTTTGGTCTTGTGGTGATTGCCGTCTTGATCACACCGCCGGACCTGGTTTCGGATTTCCTTGTCGTCATTCCACTTCTCGTACTTTATGAGATCAGTATCATGCTATCGAGAGTCGTATACAAAAAGAAGCTAGCAAAAGAACAATTTGCTAATGATGAGGAAAATAAAGTCGTACGGATGCGACGTCCTTCATAAAAGAGAATGATTCTTAGAACCCCTGTGCAATTAGCCAGGGGTTCTTTTGTGCTAAAAAATTTGGGTTAATTTTTAAAAGGATTGATGCGGGGACTGGGTCTTTTATTAGAACTTTTTTACTAGATTTAAACGGATAACGAAGCGTAATTATCCCAATTGAGTGGTGAGCTGAGGGATGTGATAATTCTAGTAACCTTTTATTTTAATCGGGAGGTGGACGTTCTGGATAATTTCCCTGATCTACGCTAAGAAATGCCTTAATAGATAGCTGGTCAAAAAGAGGAGGAGAAAGATGGAAAGAAAACCAAGGATTCCACGTTTGGCTGCAATTGCACTTTCAACATCATTGTTAGTTTCCCCTACGTTAGGAACGAAAGCGGAGACCTTCATCAAACAAGCTTCAGGTAGTTACATAGAAGCAGAAGCGGAACAAACTACAATACCTACTGTGAAACATGAACCTGCTGCAAACGGTGAACATACGATTACACTGATTACAGGTGATGTTGTTAAAGTAACTGATCTTGGAGATGGAAAAAGCACGATTGAAGTAACACCGGCAGATGGAGTAGAAGATCGGACACGTATTCTTACCGTGGGTAAAGAGACGTTTGTCATTCCTGAGACTGCTATGACGTATATCGCAGAAGGTCAGATAGATGATGATCTGTTCAATATTACAAAATTGATTGAAAATGGCTATACCGATTCGGAGGTGTCTAGTCTTCCTTTGATCGTTGAGTATAAATCTGAAAAAACAGCCCGAACGCTAGCTCTTCAGCCTAAAGAAATCGCAGGATCCAAACGTACTCGAACGTTAGAAAGTATTGACGGGGCAGCTGTATCTGCTGAAAAAGGAAAAGTGAAGCAGTTTTGGCATGCAATTTCGGCTGATCTAGGAGCAGAGGACCTTAAAGAAAAGGCAGCCTTGCCTCAGCTTCAGCAAGGGATTGAAAAGATTTGGCTAGATGGAAAAGTAGAAGCAGCCCTTGATCAAAGTGTTCCGCAAGTCGGTGCTCCGATTGCATGGGAAGCTGGCTATGACGGTACAGGTACAACGGTTGCCGTACTTGATACCGGAATCGATACCAATCATCCTGATGTTGCTGGCAAGATCAAATATACAAAGAATTTTGTGCCTGGCGAAGATATTAATGACTACAATTCACATGGGACGCATGTCGCTTCAACCGTCCTGGGAACAGGCGAAGCTTCAACGGGTAAGATGAAAGGTGTTGCTCCAGGAGCACACCTAGTCGTTGGTAAAGTTTTGGGCAATAACGGAAATGGACAAAATTCTTGGATCATTGACGGAATGGAATGGGCTGCACAGCATGCCGACGTTGTAACAATGAGCTTGGGCTCGCAAGACGCAAGTGACGGAAAAGACCCGGTTTCACAAGCTCTGAATGAAATCAGTGAAGAAACCGGAACACTCTTTGTCGTAGCTGCAGGTAACCGCGGCGGCCAAAGCACGATTGGATACCCAGGTGCGGCAGATAAAGCACTGACGGTTGGTGCCGTTTCAAAAACGGATCAGCTAGCAAGCTTCTCTTCAAGAGGGCCGCGTTTAGGAGACAAAGCGATTAAACCTGATTTAGCAGCACCTGGGGTTGGTATTGTCGCAGCACGCTCTCAATATGCTAGCGGAAGCGGTTTATATACATCAAAAAATGGAACATCCATGGCTACTCCGCACGTTGCTGGCGCAGCAGCTATTTTAAAACAAAAATACCCAGCATGGACAGGCAAGCAGATTAAAGATGCACTGATAAGCACAACAAAAGAACTTTCAGCTTATAAGCCATCTGAAGTAGGTGCAGGCCGTTTAGATGTACCAGCTTCCCTTAATGGAGTATATGCTACGGGATCCGTACATTTTGGTTTCTTTGACTGGCCACATGATGAAACAGAAGCAGTAAAGAAAACCGTAACCTATCACAATGATCGTGATGAAGCGGTGACGTTAGACCTGGCAACAAACTTTAAAGATGCAAGCGGCAATCCTGCTCCTGCTGGAATGTTAACGCTATCAACTAATAAGGTTACGGTTCCAGCTAAAGGGGAAGCATCTGTCACGGTTTCTGCGGATATTAAACTCGGACTTGCTGGAGCGCAGTACAACGGATATGTAACAGCAAGTACAGCGGGCAAAAAAATAGCTCATACGACTTTAAGTATGATTAAAGAAGAAGAGCGGTATAACTTAACGTTAAAAGCAATCGATCGTGATGGTTCTGAAATTTCAACTCAGTCTCTCATTTACAGCCCTGAATGGGGTTACCGTTATGTGATGGTAAGAGGAGCTACAGAACTAAGATTACCGCCAGGCACCTATTCGGTTACTTCAGCGATGTTTGTAGATGAGGATACCGATCATATGGGAGTCGCATTGGTTGGAGATCCTGAACTAGAACTGTACGAAGATAAAACTCTCGAGTTAGATGGCAGAAAAGCAAATGAAGTAAAATTTGAAGCACCGAAGAAAACAGAAACTGTCTATCGAACGATGAAATACATGCGTACGATAGGGGATATTCCGTTTGGCGATCAGTGGATGCTTCCTATAACAGCTGATCATATGTACGTTCAGCCATTTGAAAAGGTGAAGAATGGAACGTTTAAATTTACAGCGCGCAAACGTTTAATTACTCCTCGTATCGAAATAAATTTTAAAGGGAAAGTACTTGATGATCTTGTTCAACTACATGCTACACCATTTAAGGGAAACTTTAGCTTAAAAACCGTTTATGCAGGCAAAGGCTCTGCAGCTGATTATGAGAACATCGATGCCAAAGGAAAAGCGGTT is from Fictibacillus sp. b24 and encodes:
- the tatC gene encoding twin-arginine translocase subunit TatC, producing MYFVEHLGELRKRIIITLAVFITVLSVSFFYVQPIYDWLIRDLDQQLAVLGPSEILWVYFMISGVIAIAFTIPVAAHQTWMFIKPALSKREQKVTLSYIPALFFLFLLGLSFGYFIVYPMVLNFLLGLSEGHFQTFFTSEKYFKFMMNLTLPFGFLFEIPLVVMFLTSLGILNPHVLTKARKVSYFGLVVIAVLITPPDLVSDFLVVIPLLVLYEISIMLSRVVYKKKLAKEQFANDEENKVVRMRRPS
- a CDS encoding PhoX family protein; the protein is MEKKPLDRRTFLTYLGTGATALAAATTGLGALTETANAQSDSLMRMKPRKKGFKFHPIAPTDKDDLVLPKGYKYEVIASYGDVINKKGDTFGFNNDFTMYFPIEESSEHGLLWVNHEYTNPLYVEGEKVNGKYTPAQIEKMLYNQGGSIIEVKVKNGKWMMETNSEYARRVTGLTPFALTGPAKGTPAVSGATTAQGTFANCSGGRTPWNTVLSCEENFEDTSKAAGLDQTHYGWVVEVDPFDPNFKVRKHTALGRFNHENASVGISKDGRVVVYMGDDKKDACVYKFISKGKYIEAKGKDNSKLLEEGTLYAADLAKGKWVALTIEAVREKAAGNTALLEKFKTQGDVVVNAHDAAILLGATPTDRPEDVEISPLDGTVFIAHTNNDKHGNIHGHITRFFEKDGDHGAENFEFEIFAAGGRQSGFSAPDNLTFDSNANLWTVTDISSSKLNSDAWTSFGNNGMFMIPTVGRDQGVAFQFASAPKEAELTGPSFTPNERSLFLSIQHPGEETEDKANPTSTWPQVRGGNMPRPSVVAITGFKF
- the prfB gene encoding peptide chain release factor 2 (programmed frameshift); translation: MDLVEVKQELNVIEKRINDFRGLFDLDSKKERIAELDEQMSAPTFWDDQNAAQVVINEANGLKEQVNEFEALSSSYEDLEVAHELVKEEADADMQKELVKDLKDLIVKLNEFELQLLLNEPYDKNNAILELHPGAGGTESQDWASMLLRMYTRYAERQGYKVETLDYLPGDEAGVKSVTLSIKGHNAYGYLKAEKGVHRLVRISPFDSSGRRHTSFVSCEVMPEITDDTEIEIRTEDLKIDTYRASGAGGQHVNTTDSAVRMTHIPTNTVVSCQTERSQIKNRERAMKMMMAKLVQRRLEEQQAQLAEIRGEQKEIGWGSQIRSYVFHPYSLVKDHRTNTEVGNVQSVMDGEITPFIDAYLRSKL
- a CDS encoding S8 family peptidase, with protein sequence MERKPRIPRLAAIALSTSLLVSPTLGTKAETFIKQASGSYIEAEAEQTTIPTVKHEPAANGEHTITLITGDVVKVTDLGDGKSTIEVTPADGVEDRTRILTVGKETFVIPETAMTYIAEGQIDDDLFNITKLIENGYTDSEVSSLPLIVEYKSEKTARTLALQPKEIAGSKRTRTLESIDGAAVSAEKGKVKQFWHAISADLGAEDLKEKAALPQLQQGIEKIWLDGKVEAALDQSVPQVGAPIAWEAGYDGTGTTVAVLDTGIDTNHPDVAGKIKYTKNFVPGEDINDYNSHGTHVASTVLGTGEASTGKMKGVAPGAHLVVGKVLGNNGNGQNSWIIDGMEWAAQHADVVTMSLGSQDASDGKDPVSQALNEISEETGTLFVVAAGNRGGQSTIGYPGAADKALTVGAVSKTDQLASFSSRGPRLGDKAIKPDLAAPGVGIVAARSQYASGSGLYTSKNGTSMATPHVAGAAAILKQKYPAWTGKQIKDALISTTKELSAYKPSEVGAGRLDVPASLNGVYATGSVHFGFFDWPHDETEAVKKTVTYHNDRDEAVTLDLATNFKDASGNPAPAGMLTLSTNKVTVPAKGEASVTVSADIKLGLAGAQYNGYVTASTAGKKIAHTTLSMIKEEERYNLTLKAIDRDGSEISTQSLIYSPEWGYRYVMVRGATELRLPPGTYSVTSAMFVDEDTDHMGVALVGDPELELYEDKTLELDGRKANEVKFEAPKKTETVYRTMKYMRTIGDIPFGDQWMLPITADHMYVQPFEKVKNGTFKFTARKRLITPRIEINFKGKVLDDLVQLHATPFKGNFSLKTVYAGKGSAADYENIDAKGKAVIIKRSDEVTAYDRGQAAIAAGAKLLIVVNDKEEELMEAYQNVNISYDAIPLTITSLSSTEGDELIEAVKTSNLTLPVQGSGYAPYLYDLNKVYDNEIPDKELVYAPTTSELAKIDTKFHSDRNTPADEWRFELQNGVDRKLRWDPMAFPIEREEWVTPEDSTWYQKVGITDEFWEMRGEPTQYKAGDRLEHSYYGPVVRPGFGKSHFYPYRENSKFYFNVPAWADSEDTHTGFHDPAVLDNTIMKLYQGSTLMDQKKGQGFNTNKNYTFDRTQYRLVADSHRSEERWNTSNKTHTEWTFWSDWSTSYGYRTIVPLIEIDYDIKTNLAGEVAAASTSKLTLTPSHMPDAKGAGNIKGAALDVSFDEGKSWEKVEVQQEGSKWIASIKHPFNPGGSVSLRASAWDDAENKIEQEILKAYRLK
- the tatA gene encoding twin-arginine translocase TatA/TatE family subunit, which produces MGFTNIGVPGLILILIIALIIFGPSKLPEIGRAFGSTLREFKHSAKDLMSSDEKEEKPQSK